CCTCACTCAAAATGAGCGAGAAGCTCTCGGTGGCGAAGGATTGAAACTCGTCGGCGTAGAGATGGAACACCCGCCGCTCGTCGGCCGGCGTGTCGGCGCGCGACAGCGCGGCCTGCGCGAGCGCCGTGACCAGCAGTGCGCCAAGGAGATGCGCCGTGCTCCCCCCGAGCGCGCCCTTGGAGAGGTTGCAAATGACGATCGCGCCCTCGTCCATCAGCCGGCGCGGGGTGATCGTGCTCTTGGGCTGAGCCAGCATATTGCGCAGAGAGGGCGTCATCAGCGCCTTGCCGACCTTGTTCTGAATGGGAGCGATGGCCTCGCGGCGGAAACTTTCCGTGTAGCCGGCGTATTCGTTTTGCCAGAATGCGCGCACGACTGGATCGCGGACATGGCGATGCACGAGCGCGACGCGATAGGGCGTATCGATCAACAGGCGGGGGAGCATGAGCAGGGTCGCACCCGGCACGTCGAGCAGCGCGCGCACGGCGTTTGTCAGAATGTAGTCGAGGCGCGGCCCCCAAGAGTCCGGCCAGACATGCCGGAAGGCCGAGACGATTCCGTCGGCGACGATTGGCGCAAGATCGGGCGGCACGCGCGCGAGGGGATTGAAGCCGATCGGCCGCTCCAAGTCAGCCGGATCGATATAGACGAGATCGTTGGTGCGTGAACGCGGGATGTGCTCCAGCGCAGCGCGAGCGAGATCGCCGTGCGGATCGAGCAATGCGATGCCCGCGCCACTCTCGAAATCCTGGCGCAACAAATTGAGCAAGAGCGTGCTCTTGCCCGTGCCGGTCTGGCCGACGATGTAGAGATGTCGGCGGCGCTCCTCGGCGTCGAGCGCGACGAAATCGCCC
This window of the Methylocystis hirsuta genome carries:
- a CDS encoding type IV secretory system conjugative DNA transfer family protein encodes the protein MNTQSHTLTLGARASGDFVALDAEERRRHLYIVGQTGTGKSTLLLNLLRQDFESGAGIALLDPHGDLARAALEHIPRSRTNDLVYIDPADLERPIGFNPLARVPPDLAPIVADGIVSAFRHVWPDSWGPRLDYILTNAVRALLDVPGATLLMLPRLLIDTPYRVALVHRHVRDPVVRAFWQNEYAGYTESFRREAIAPIQNKVGKALMTPSLRNMLAQPKSTITPRRLMDEGAIVICNLSKGALGGSTAHLLGALLVTALAQAALSRADTPADERRVFHLYADEFQSFATESFSLILSEARKYALTLTLAHQYLDQLPLSLRAAIFGNAGSIVACRAGASDAPILAEQIGVGGPDAFLDLPNFSAWARLLRSGSPTSPIRFDLSPAPQPQRPSAQRLIDTSHARFGKERKEVEEKIRRFLAA